From Thermodesulfobacteriota bacterium:
CCCCGATGTAATGGCCGAGGTGCAGCTTTCCGCTCGGCCGCATGCCGCTCAAGACCCGTTTTCGCAACGTGGTTCCCCTTCTCGAGTGATGGGCTACCCGCCCAGGATGAACGAGGAGATCACCTGGACGAAGCGCCAGATTATACCAACCGGCCCGAACATGAAAAGCGCAACGATGATCAGCATCCCGTACCGCTCCATCGACGCCAGTCCCATGGAGGCGCGGGGCGGCAGGAGCATCACGGCGATCCGTCCTCCGTCCAGCGGTGGGATCGGGATCATGTTGAAGACGGCCAGCAGCACGTTGAACTGGACCGACACGATGCACATGAGCGCCAGCGGCAAGGTCACCATGCGGGCGGCGCCGCCCTCCGCGCCGGCAACGCCTCCGCGCATCCCCTCGAAAAGCAGGCCGGGATCGGCCGCAATGAGGATCCGGAATA
This genomic window contains:
- a CDS encoding site-2 protease family protein → MPDIGYYLHQISINALPVIIAITFHEAAHGYVAYRKGDPTAKMLGRVTLNPLPHIDPIGTILIPGLMILLKTGFIFGWARPVPVNFRLLRDQKRDPIYVSAAGVVTNLGLAAISGIVFRILIAADPGLLFEGMRGGVAGAEGGAARMVTLPLALMCIVSVQFNVLLAVFNMIPIPPLDGGRIAVMLLPPRASMGLASMERYGMLIIVALFMFGPVGIIWRFVQVISSFILGG